Proteins from a single region of Hordeum vulgare subsp. vulgare chromosome 6H, MorexV3_pseudomolecules_assembly, whole genome shotgun sequence:
- the LOC123402032 gene encoding uncharacterized protein LOC123402032, translating into MPDSGHPERSCCGKLFTFLFAAGFIILIYWAIFQPHHIRATVSSATLTNLTVAPDNATVSYRLTVGLELYNPSLRVPIYYDALDAELRASGGASLGGPAARVASSPAEFLQRRKSADTVRLEFDGSTGVSVPGDVARELQREAGAGAVSFEVDVDARVRYRFASIKIRQKPRIWCWLTVPVKPEGGVGFGGALASGDRCSVKY; encoded by the coding sequence ATGCCCGACAGCGGCCACCCCGAGAGATCCTGCTGCGGCAAGCTCTTCACCTTCCTCTTCGCCGCCGGCTTCATCATCCTCATCTACTGGGCTATCTTCCAGCCGCACCACATTCGCGCAACGGTCAGCTCCGCCACGCTCACCAACCTCACCGTCGCCCCCGACAACGCCACCGTGTCCTACCGCCTCACCGTCGGGCTCGAGCTCTACAACCCCAGCCTCCGCGTCCCCATCTACTACGACGCCCTCGACGCCGAGCTCCGCGCCAGCGGCGGCGCCTCCCTCGGCGGCCCCGCTGCCCGCGTCGCCTCCTCCCCGGCTGAGTTCTTGCAGCGCAGGAAGAGCGCCGACACGGTCAGGCTAGAGTTCGATGGGAGCACCGGCGTCAGCGTTCCCGGCGACGTCGCCAGGGAGCTGCAGAGGGAGGCGGGCGCGGGGGCCGTGAGCTTTGAGGTGGACGTGGACGCGCGGGTGCGATACAGGTTTGCCAGCATCAAGATCCGCCAGAAGCCCAGGATTTGGTGCTGGCTCACGGTTCCGGTCAAACCCGAGGGTGGCGTCGGTTTCGGCGGCGCTCTTGCCTCCGGCGACCGCTGTAGCGTCAAGTACTGA